One Solidesulfovibrio fructosivorans JJ] DNA window includes the following coding sequences:
- a CDS encoding inorganic phosphate transporter, with protein MPDIPVLLIAVVGIALLFDFTNGAHDSANAIATVVSTKVLSPLTAVCMAGVLNLVGAFLGTAVAHTMGSGIVRPDVVSGSQGVVLAALMGAIIWNLLTWYWGLPSSSSHALVGGLIGAAVAYGGWDTPSYGSIAHKVLLPLVLSPLAGFVSGYLLMVLLSWLVRRSTPHRVNGLFKKLQILSSAFMATSHGLNDAQKTMGIITLALFLAGSIPEMTVPFWVKLACAASMGLGTASGGWKIVKTMGHKIFKLEPIHGFAAETAAAAVISGASVLGAPISTTHTISTTVIGVGASKRLSAVRWGVAGRLVMAWVMTIPAAALASAACYWLLALTGIAR; from the coding sequence ATGCCTGATATCCCGGTGCTGCTCATCGCGGTGGTCGGCATCGCGCTGCTGTTCGATTTCACCAACGGCGCCCACGACAGCGCCAACGCCATCGCCACGGTCGTTTCCACCAAGGTGCTCTCGCCGCTGACCGCCGTGTGCATGGCCGGCGTCCTGAACCTGGTGGGCGCTTTTCTGGGCACGGCCGTGGCCCATACCATGGGCAGCGGCATCGTGCGGCCCGACGTGGTCTCCGGCAGCCAGGGCGTGGTCCTGGCCGCGCTTATGGGGGCGATCATCTGGAACCTGCTCACCTGGTACTGGGGACTGCCGTCGTCGTCGTCCCACGCCCTGGTCGGCGGGCTCATCGGCGCGGCCGTGGCCTATGGCGGCTGGGATACGCCGAGCTACGGCTCCATCGCCCACAAGGTCCTGCTGCCGCTGGTGCTTTCGCCCCTGGCCGGGTTCGTGTCCGGCTACCTGCTCATGGTGCTCCTGTCGTGGCTGGTGCGCCGCAGCACGCCGCACCGGGTCAACGGCCTTTTCAAGAAGCTGCAAATCCTGTCCTCGGCCTTCATGGCCACCAGCCACGGCCTAAACGACGCCCAGAAGACCATGGGCATCATCACCCTGGCCCTGTTCCTGGCCGGTTCGATTCCGGAAATGACCGTGCCCTTCTGGGTCAAACTCGCCTGCGCCGCCTCCATGGGCCTCGGCACGGCCTCCGGCGGCTGGAAGATCGTCAAGACCATGGGGCACAAGATCTTCAAACTCGAGCCCATCCACGGCTTCGCCGCGGAAACGGCGGCGGCGGCCGTCATCAGCGGCGCTTCGGTCCTGGGCGCGCCCATCTCCACCACCCACACCATCTCCACCACGGTCATCGGCGTGGGCGCGTCCAAGCGCCTGTCCGCCGTGCGCTGGGGCGTGGCCGGCCGACTGGTCATGGCCTGGGTCATGACCATCCCGGCGGCGGCCCTGGCCTCGGCGGCCTGCTACTGGCTGCTCGCCCTCACCGGCATCGCCCGGTAA
- a CDS encoding DUF47 domain-containing protein, giving the protein MGFSLFPRSVKFYDLFAEQHRKLVKAAIILDELFTTFDDVEDRCRRITIIESEGNTISRRIAKELSLTFITPIDREDIHEINLTQEDILNLIKAIASRVGLFGFDRIRYPARRIISNLRAMIEEIGAVLAHMRQNKQAEQQFLKIEGLKHECETLIMVGIGELYDGGEDCAGYAAILEIVKWKHLFDRIEAAVERTESLSDVLEGVVLKNA; this is encoded by the coding sequence ATGGGGTTCAGCCTGTTTCCCAGGTCCGTGAAATTCTACGACCTGTTTGCCGAGCAACACCGTAAACTCGTCAAGGCCGCGATCATCCTCGACGAACTGTTCACCACCTTCGACGACGTGGAGGATCGCTGCCGGCGCATCACCATCATCGAGTCCGAGGGCAACACCATCAGCCGGCGCATCGCCAAGGAACTCTCACTCACCTTCATTACGCCCATCGACCGCGAGGACATCCACGAGATCAACCTCACCCAGGAAGACATCCTGAACCTCATCAAGGCCATCGCCTCCCGGGTGGGGCTTTTCGGCTTCGACCGCATCCGCTATCCCGCCCGGCGCATCATCAGCAACCTGCGGGCCATGATCGAGGAAATCGGGGCCGTGCTCGCGCACATGCGCCAGAACAAGCAGGCCGAGCAGCAGTTTCTCAAGATCGAAGGCCTCAAGCACGAGTGCGAAACCCTGATCATGGTCGGCATCGGCGAACTCTACGACGGCGGCGAGGACTGCGCCGGCTACGCGGCCATTCTCGAAATCGTCAAATGGAAGCACCTGTTCGACCGCATCGAGGCGGCCGTCGAGCGCACCGAATCCCTCTCCGACGTGCTCGAAGGCGTGGTGCTCAAAAATGCCTGA